One genomic region from Streptomyces sp. NBC_00457 encodes:
- the map gene encoding type I methionyl aminopeptidase, translating to MSGQSLLVPGELSPTRPVPGNIRRPEYVGKPAPTPYTGPEVQTPETIEAMRVAGRIAARAMAEAAKLIAPGVTTDELDKAAHDYMCDHGAYPSTLGYRGFPKSLCTSLNEVICHGIPDSTVLRDGDIINLDVTAYIGGVHGDNNATYLVGEVDEESRLLVERTRESLNRAIKAVKPGRQINVIGRVIESYAKRFGYGVVRDFTGHGINSSFHSGLIIPHYDSPHATTIMQPGMTFTIEPMLTLGTHEYDMWDDGWTVVTKDRRRTAQFEHTLVVTETGAEILTLP from the coding sequence ATGTCTGGCCAGTCGCTGCTCGTACCAGGGGAGCTGTCCCCCACCCGTCCCGTGCCCGGAAACATCCGTCGCCCCGAGTATGTCGGCAAGCCCGCGCCGACGCCGTACACCGGCCCGGAGGTGCAGACGCCCGAGACGATCGAGGCGATGCGCGTCGCCGGGCGGATCGCCGCGCGGGCGATGGCGGAGGCGGCCAAGCTGATCGCCCCCGGGGTGACCACGGACGAGCTGGACAAGGCGGCGCACGACTACATGTGCGACCACGGCGCCTACCCGTCGACGCTCGGCTACCGAGGCTTCCCCAAGTCCCTGTGCACGTCCCTCAACGAGGTCATCTGCCACGGCATCCCCGACTCCACCGTCCTGCGCGACGGCGACATCATCAACCTCGATGTGACGGCGTACATCGGCGGGGTGCACGGCGACAACAACGCGACGTACCTGGTCGGCGAGGTCGACGAGGAGAGCCGCCTGCTGGTGGAGCGCACGCGTGAGTCCCTGAACCGCGCGATCAAGGCGGTCAAGCCGGGCCGCCAGATCAACGTCATCGGCCGCGTGATCGAGTCGTACGCGAAACGCTTCGGCTACGGAGTCGTCCGGGACTTCACGGGCCACGGCATCAACTCGTCCTTCCACTCGGGCCTGATCATCCCGCACTACGACAGCCCGCACGCCACCACGATCATGCAGCCCGGCATGACCTTCACGATCGAGCCGATGCTGACACTCGGCACGCACGAGTACGACATGTGGGACGACGGCTGGACGGTCGTCACGAAGGACCGCAGGCGGACGGCCCAGTTCGAGCACACGCTGGTGGTGACGGAGACGGGGGCGGAGATCCTGACGCTGCCGTAG
- a CDS encoding MFS transporter, whose translation MTDDAPDAPSGLSALLPDLAPWRASRDFRRLWFSGLISNFGSFLTFVALPVQLKELTGSAAAVGAIGAVELVPLLVFGLYGGALADALDKRKLIIWTEAGQGLLSAALLVNVLLPHPAVWPLYVVAALSSALFSVQRPALDSLWPRIVAHEHLPAAASLNAFRWTLGGVAGPALAGVVVAYAGLGWAYGADLATFVVSVVLILRIASSPASHEAAKPSLKAIAEGARYAWSRKELLGTYAVDLAAMFLAMPLAVLPFLADELDAEWALGLMYASVPLGAMLVSLTSGWTSRVHRHGRMVVVSAALWGLAIAAAGVVGDVWLVLLFLTVAGGCDMVSGIFRAAMWNQTIPDELRGRLAGIELLSYSVGPTVGQVRAGGFAALWGVRASVWSGGLLCAGAVGLLALCLPKLMTYDQRTNEHAVRQRGLAASAKG comes from the coding sequence GTGACCGACGACGCCCCCGACGCCCCTTCCGGCCTCAGCGCCCTGTTACCCGACCTCGCACCCTGGCGGGCCTCCCGTGACTTCCGGCGGCTGTGGTTCTCGGGGCTGATCTCGAACTTCGGCAGCTTCCTCACCTTCGTCGCGCTGCCGGTGCAGCTGAAGGAGCTGACCGGATCGGCCGCGGCGGTGGGCGCAATCGGTGCCGTGGAGCTCGTACCGCTGCTGGTCTTCGGGCTGTACGGCGGGGCGCTCGCGGACGCCTTGGACAAACGCAAGCTGATCATCTGGACCGAGGCCGGCCAGGGCCTGCTCAGCGCGGCCCTGCTGGTCAACGTGCTCCTCCCGCACCCTGCCGTCTGGCCGCTGTACGTCGTCGCAGCCCTGTCCTCCGCCCTGTTCTCCGTGCAGCGGCCCGCGCTCGACTCCCTCTGGCCCCGGATCGTGGCCCACGAGCACCTGCCGGCGGCGGCCTCCCTGAACGCCTTCCGCTGGACGCTCGGCGGGGTCGCGGGCCCGGCCCTGGCGGGCGTGGTCGTCGCGTACGCGGGCCTGGGCTGGGCGTACGGCGCCGACCTCGCGACCTTCGTCGTCTCCGTCGTACTGATCCTCCGTATCGCCTCCTCCCCCGCGTCCCACGAGGCGGCGAAGCCGTCGCTGAAGGCCATCGCGGAGGGCGCCCGGTACGCGTGGAGCCGCAAGGAGCTGCTGGGCACCTACGCCGTCGATCTCGCCGCGATGTTCCTGGCGATGCCGCTGGCCGTACTGCCGTTCCTCGCGGACGAGTTGGACGCCGAGTGGGCGCTGGGCCTGATGTACGCGTCGGTCCCGCTCGGCGCGATGCTGGTGAGCCTGACGAGCGGCTGGACCTCACGGGTCCACCGCCACGGCCGGATGGTGGTGGTGTCGGCGGCGCTCTGGGGTCTGGCGATCGCGGCCGCCGGTGTCGTCGGCGACGTATGGCTGGTGCTGCTGTTCCTGACCGTGGCGGGCGGCTGCGACATGGTCAGCGGGATCTTCCGCGCGGCCATGTGGAACCAGACGATCCCGGACGAGCTGCGGGGTCGGCTCGCCGGGATCGAGTTGCTGTCGTACTCGGTCGGCCCGACCGTCGGGCAGGTCCGCGCGGGGGGCTTCGCCGCGCTGTGGGGGGTACGGGCGTCGGTGTGGTCGGGAGGGCTGCTGTGCGCGGGTGCGGTGGGGTTGCTGGCGCTGTGTCTGCCGAAGCTGATGACGTACGACCAGCGCACCAATGAGCATGCGGTGCGGCAGCGTGGGTTGGCTGCGTCGGCTAAAGGGTGA
- a CDS encoding sialidase family protein — MSETSVPFRAGDDGYASYRIPAVVATASGTLLAFCEGRVDSASDYGHIDIVLKRSTDGGRTWGALQVAARNGGDLAGNPAPVVLDTGRVLLVQCRSAADAAESAILRGEVKDEDGRRVWVQHSDDEGVTWSEPREITHQVKEPGWRWYATGPGHALQLSTGRVVVPANHTVPPTGSDVGNEPRYNGGHCLLSDDRGETWYLGYVDDSPTDYLNANESTAAELADGRVYFNTRTDSRSPGNRADAHSEDGGRTLVKPFRPQAGLTAPVCQASLLQLRDPDLLLYSGPAHGRALMTLRASTDGGTTWRPAFTVDGLPAGYSDLVRVDASTVGLLYETGDFNPYETISFRRVPVTELT; from the coding sequence ATGTCAGAGACCAGCGTCCCGTTCCGTGCGGGCGACGACGGCTACGCCAGCTACCGGATCCCGGCGGTCGTCGCCACCGCCTCCGGAACGCTGCTCGCCTTCTGCGAGGGCCGTGTCGACTCCGCGAGCGACTACGGGCACATCGACATCGTGCTGAAGCGGTCGACGGACGGCGGCCGCACCTGGGGGGCGTTGCAGGTCGCCGCCCGCAACGGCGGCGACCTCGCGGGCAACCCCGCCCCCGTCGTCCTCGACACCGGCCGCGTGCTGCTCGTCCAGTGCCGTTCCGCCGCCGACGCGGCCGAGAGCGCGATCCTGCGCGGCGAGGTCAAGGACGAGGACGGGCGGCGGGTGTGGGTGCAGCACAGCGATGATGAAGGGGTGACGTGGTCGGAGCCCCGGGAGATCACGCATCAAGTCAAGGAGCCCGGCTGGCGCTGGTACGCCACCGGGCCCGGCCACGCCCTCCAGCTGAGCACCGGCCGGGTCGTCGTCCCCGCCAACCACACCGTGCCGCCCACCGGCTCCGACGTCGGCAACGAGCCCCGGTACAACGGCGGCCACTGCCTGCTCAGCGACGACCGCGGCGAGACCTGGTACCTCGGCTACGTCGACGACAGCCCGACCGACTACCTCAACGCCAACGAGAGCACCGCCGCCGAACTGGCCGACGGCCGCGTCTACTTCAACACCCGCACCGACTCCCGCTCGCCCGGCAACCGCGCCGACGCCCACTCCGAGGACGGCGGCCGGACCCTGGTGAAGCCGTTCCGCCCCCAGGCCGGACTGACCGCCCCCGTCTGCCAGGCGAGCCTCCTCCAGCTCCGCGACCCCGACCTGCTCCTGTACTCAGGCCCCGCACACGGCCGCGCCCTGATGACCCTGCGCGCCTCCACCGACGGCGGCACCACCTGGCGGCCGGCGTTCACCGTCGATGGCCTGCCGGCCGGGTACTCCGACCTGGTCCGCGTCGACGCGTCCACCGTCGGACTCCTCTACGAGACCGGCGACTTCAACCCCTACGAGACGATCAGCTTCCGGCGCGTCCCCGTGACGGAGCTCACCTGA
- the npdG gene encoding NADPH-dependent F420 reductase gives MTSTDSAAQKPAKAPAKDPWDLPDVSGLVVGVLGGTGPQGKGLAYRLARAGQKVIIGSRAAERAQSAAGELGYGVEGADNAECARRSDIVIVAVPWEGHGKTLESLRAELSGKLVVDCVNPLGFDKKGAYALKPQEGSAAEQAAALLPDSRVTAAFHHLSAVLLEDPEVEEIDTDVMVLGEERADVEIVQALAGRIPGMRGIFSGRLRNAHQVESLVANLISVNRRYKAHAGLRITDV, from the coding sequence ATGACCTCTACCGACAGTGCTGCACAGAAGCCCGCGAAGGCCCCCGCCAAGGACCCCTGGGACCTGCCCGACGTCTCCGGTCTCGTCGTCGGCGTGCTCGGCGGGACCGGGCCGCAGGGCAAGGGCCTCGCCTACCGGCTCGCCCGGGCCGGCCAGAAGGTGATCATCGGCTCGCGGGCCGCCGAGCGCGCGCAGTCCGCCGCCGGGGAGCTGGGGTACGGCGTCGAGGGCGCCGACAACGCCGAGTGCGCGCGCCGCAGCGACATCGTGATCGTCGCCGTCCCCTGGGAGGGGCACGGCAAGACGCTCGAATCCCTGCGTGCCGAGCTGTCCGGCAAGCTCGTCGTCGACTGCGTCAACCCGCTCGGCTTCGACAAGAAGGGCGCGTACGCCCTGAAGCCGCAGGAGGGCAGCGCCGCCGAGCAGGCCGCCGCGCTGCTGCCGGACTCCCGGGTGACCGCCGCCTTCCACCATCTGTCGGCGGTGCTCCTTGAGGACCCGGAGGTCGAGGAGATCGACACCGATGTGATGGTGCTGGGGGAGGAGCGCGCCGATGTCGAGATCGTGCAGGCCCTCGCCGGGCGCATCCCCGGCATGCGCGGGATCTTCTCGGGGCGGCTGCGCAACGCCCACCAGGTCGAGTCGCTGGTGGCGAACCTGATCTCCGTGAACCGCCGCTACAAGGCACACGCGGGGCTCCGCATCACGGACGTATGA
- a CDS encoding site-2 protease family protein, which produces MTTATTRHSDRRISPVFVGIMAVTAVTGWATWTGFAEQPGVAVFLFVTAAWIVSLCLHEYAHARTALHSGDITVGAKGYLSLNPLAYTHALLSIVLPVLFVIMGGIGLPGGAVFIERGRIQGRWRHSLISAAGPLTNVLFAAVCTAPFWLDALDGVPRDFQYALAFLALLQVTAAILNFLPVPGLDGYGVIEPWLSHNVKRQVEPFAPFGLLFVFALLWVPSINGVFFDAVDSILSAMGITDLETYCGQDLYRFWQDTSEYCQIGQ; this is translated from the coding sequence ATGACCACCGCCACCACCCGCCACAGTGACCGGCGGATCAGTCCCGTCTTCGTCGGGATCATGGCCGTCACCGCGGTCACCGGATGGGCCACCTGGACCGGGTTCGCGGAGCAGCCCGGTGTGGCCGTGTTCCTGTTCGTGACGGCGGCGTGGATCGTCTCGCTGTGTCTGCACGAGTACGCGCACGCGCGCACCGCGCTGCACAGCGGCGACATCACTGTCGGGGCAAAGGGCTACCTGAGCCTGAACCCTCTCGCCTACACCCACGCCCTGCTCAGCATCGTCCTGCCCGTGCTCTTCGTGATCATGGGCGGGATCGGCCTGCCCGGCGGTGCCGTCTTCATCGAGCGCGGGCGCATCCAGGGGCGTTGGCGGCACAGCCTGATCTCCGCGGCGGGTCCGCTGACGAACGTGCTCTTCGCCGCCGTGTGCACCGCGCCGTTCTGGCTGGACGCGCTCGACGGAGTGCCGCGCGACTTCCAGTACGCGCTCGCGTTCCTGGCGCTGCTCCAGGTCACGGCCGCGATCCTGAACTTCCTGCCGGTGCCGGGCCTGGACGGCTACGGGGTCATCGAGCCGTGGCTGTCGCACAACGTCAAGCGGCAGGTGGAGCCGTTCGCGCCGTTCGGCCTGCTGTTCGTGTTCGCGCTGCTGTGGGTGCCGTCGATCAATGGCGTGTTCTTCGACGCCGTGGACTCGATCCTGTCCGCGATGGGGATCACCGACCTGGAGACCTACTGCGGTCAGGACCTGTACCGCTTCTGGCAGGACACGAGTGAGTACTGCCAGATCGGCCAGTGA